The following is a genomic window from Stenotrophomonas maltophilia.
CGTTCGACGCCGGCAACGCGCCGCTGCGGCCGGCGGTGGGCAACATCGCGCGACTGCTGGCCCATTGCCGCGCGTACGCCATTCCCGTGTTCTATACCGCCCAGCACGGCGACCAGGATCGTCGTGACCGTGGCCTGCAGGCTGACCTGTGGGGCCCGGGCATGCGCCGCAGTGCCGACCACGAGCCGATCATCGAAGCGCTGGCACCGCAGCCGGGCGAGCATGTGCTGGTCAAGCACCGCTACAGCGCGTTCCAGCGCAGCAACCTGGAAACGATGATGCGGGTTCGTGGCCGCGACCAGCTGCTGGTGACTGGTGTGTATGCGCACATCGGCTGCACCGCGACGGTGGTGGAGGCCTTCCAGCGCGACATCGAAGCGTTCATTGCCGCCGATGCGGTGGCCGACTTCTCGCGTGCCGACCACGATCAGGCGCTGCACTGGATCGCGCGCACCAGCGGTGTGCCGATGACCACCGACCAGTTGCTGGAGGTGCTGTGATGGCGGCCACGGGTGAAGCGCTGGACCTGGAGCGCATGCGCGCCGATGTGGCGCGGGTGCTGGAGTGCATGCCGGCCGAGATCGGTGACGACGACAACCTGATGGATCTGGACCTGGACTCAATGCGCATGCTCGGCCTGGTGCTGGCCTGGAGCAACACCGGCCTGCCGCTGGAGTTCTCACAGCTGGCCGAGCACACCACGCTGCGCCAGTGGTGGGGTGTGGTGCAGACACTGCAGGCGTCGCAGAACGCATGAATGCCGTTGCGCTGGCCACACCGGTGGCGTTGACCGAGGCGCAGGCCGGACTGTGGTTCGCGCAGCGGCTGGCGCCGGACAATCCATCCTTCAACACTGCCCATGCGGTGTGGATCGACGGACCGCTGGATGTGGCGGCGTTCCTTGCGGCGGTCGACCAGGCGGCGGCCGAGGCAGAGGCCTTCGCGCTGCGCTTTGCCGAGCGTGCCGATGGTCAGCCCGTGCAGTGGCATGAGCCGGCGCACGTGCCACGGCTTTCGGTACGTGATGTATCGGCCGAGGCGCAGCCCGCGTCAGTGGCACGTGCGTTGATGCAGGCTGACCGGCTCAGTGCGGTCGATCCAACCCGCGACCGGATCAGCCAGCAGGTGCTGTTCGACCTGGGCGGGCAGCGCTGGGTCTGGTATCTGCGCGTACACCACCTTGCCGCCGATGGCTACGGTATGGCGCTGTTCACCGATCGCGTCTGCGCGCTGTACGCCGGTCGTGCGGGCGAGCCGCTGCCAGGACTGGCAGCGGTGCTGGCCGATGATGCCGCCTACCGGGCCGATCCACGCCGTGCTGCCGCTGGGCAGTGGTGGCGCGAGCAGATGCAGGGCGCCCCGGCTGGCGCTGGCCTGGCCGGATCGCTGGAGGCGAGCAGCGACGCGCTGCGCTGGGTGCAGCCGCTGGATGCGGCGTTCCGCGAGCGCCTGCTGCAGGTGTCGGCAGGTTGGTTGCAACCCTGGCCGGATGTGCTGGCTGCACTGTCGACCGAGTACCTGCGGCGGATGAGCGCGGCCGACGAAGTGGTGCTGGGCGTGCCCTACATGGACCGGCTCGGCAACGCGTCGGCGCGGGTGCCGGCGATGGTGATGAACGTATTGCCACTGCGTGTAGCAGCCGGCGAGGGCAGCGTCGAGGCCTTCACCCGCGCGCTGGGCCGGCAACTCAGTCAGAGTCGCAAGCACGGTCGCTACCGGGGTGAGCAACTGCGCCGTGATCTCGGCCTGGTCGGCGCGCAGCAGCGCCTGCACGGCCCGATGGTGAACGTGCAGCCGTTCTACAAGCCGTTGGCGCTGCCGGGTGTACAGGCGACGCTGGAGGTGCTGTGTACCGGCCCGGTTGACGATCTGACGCTGGGCTTCCGCGGCGACGGCCAGGCGCTGCTGGATCTGGAGATCGAAGCGAATCCCGCACTCTACAGCCGCGAGGATGTGGAAGCGCATGCGGCGCGGCTGCTGCATTTCGTGTCGACGGCACTTGTGTCGGAAAGCATCACAACGGTGCCGTTGGCCACCGACCAAGAGGCAGAGCAGGTTGTGTTCGGCTTCAATGCCACCACGCGCGCACTCCCGCAGACCACGCTGGTCGAGCTGCTGCAGCAGGGCATGGATCGTGATCCGCAGGCGCCCGCGCTGGTGTTCGGCGAAACGGCGCTGGACCATGCCACGCTGGAAGCGCGCAGCTTCGCACTGGCGGCACAGCTGCGCGCGACGGGCGTCGGCCCCGGCAGCGTGGTGGCGGTGGCATTGCCGCGTTCGCTGGAACTGGTGATTGCACTGGTGGCGGTGCTGCGCGCGGGGGCGGCCTACCTGCCGCTGGATCTTGCCCACCCCGATGAGCGCTTGGCGCGCATCCTTGCGTCTGCGCAGCCGGCCTGTGTTCTGGCCGTGGCGGACGCACAGATGCGCATGCCCGGCGTGCCGGTTCTTGCACCGGAGCGATGGACCGCGCTGAGCTTTGCCGCGCCCTGGGCCGACCCGGCACCCGATGATGCGGCCTACGTGATCTATACCTCCGGCTCGACCGGCGAACCCAAGGGCGTGGTGATCGAGCACCGCGCCATCGTCAACCGTCTGCTGTGGATGCGCGAGCATTACGGTATCCGCGCCGACGACCGGATTCTGCAGAAGACGCCGGCCACCTTCGATGTCTCGGTATGGGAGTTCTTCCTGCCGCTGCTGTGCGGTGCCACGCTGGTGATCGCTGCGCCGGATGCGCATCGTGATCCGACCGAGCTGGCGCGACTGATCAGGGCGGAAGGCATCACCACGGCGCATTTCGTGCCGTCGATGCTGGATGCCTTCCTGGCGGCGCCGGCCTCCCACGGCCTGCAGATGCGCCGGGTTTTCACCAGCGGCGAGGCGCTGGACGCCTCGCTGCGCG
Proteins encoded in this region:
- a CDS encoding isochorismatase family protein, with translation MALPRITDYPLPTAAELPPARGPWRPQRDRIALLVHDMQRYFLAAFDAGNAPLRPAVGNIARLLAHCRAYAIPVFYTAQHGDQDRRDRGLQADLWGPGMRRSADHEPIIEALAPQPGEHVLVKHRYSAFQRSNLETMMRVRGRDQLLVTGVYAHIGCTATVVEAFQRDIEAFIAADAVADFSRADHDQALHWIARTSGVPMTTDQLLEVL
- a CDS encoding amino acid adenylation domain-containing protein; amino-acid sequence: MNAVALATPVALTEAQAGLWFAQRLAPDNPSFNTAHAVWIDGPLDVAAFLAAVDQAAAEAEAFALRFAERADGQPVQWHEPAHVPRLSVRDVSAEAQPASVARALMQADRLSAVDPTRDRISQQVLFDLGGQRWVWYLRVHHLAADGYGMALFTDRVCALYAGRAGEPLPGLAAVLADDAAYRADPRRAAAGQWWREQMQGAPAGAGLAGSLEASSDALRWVQPLDAAFRERLLQVSAGWLQPWPDVLAALSTEYLRRMSAADEVVLGVPYMDRLGNASARVPAMVMNVLPLRVAAGEGSVEAFTRALGRQLSQSRKHGRYRGEQLRRDLGLVGAQQRLHGPMVNVQPFYKPLALPGVQATLEVLCTGPVDDLTLGFRGDGQALLDLEIEANPALYSREDVEAHAARLLHFVSTALVSESITTVPLATDQEAEQVVFGFNATTRALPQTTLVELLQQGMDRDPQAPALVFGETALDHATLEARSFALAAQLRATGVGPGSVVAVALPRSLELVIALVAVLRAGAAYLPLDLAHPDERLARILASAQPACVLAVADAQMRMPGVPVLAPERWTALSFAAPWADPAPDDAAYVIYTSGSTGEPKGVVIEHRAIVNRLLWMREHYGIRADDRILQKTPATFDVSVWEFFLPLLCGATLVIAAPDAHRDPTELARLIRAEGITTAHFVPSMLDAFLAAPASHGLQMRRVFTSGEALDASLRDRFHARVQAELHNLYGPTEAAVDVSYWPASSQDRSRPVPIGFPVWNTRLYVLDARMQPLPVGVPGDLYLGGVQLARGYLGRDDLTAERFLADPFLPGERIYRTGDVARWRADGAVEYLGRSDHQVKLRGLRIELGEIEAALRELPGMDRVEVLLRQDAPNDARLVAYVPAALADAAVLRSHLATRVPDYMVPSAVVGVDHWPVTANGKLDRNALPKPPQQAVAGLAARTPLERELAGLFAQALGRADPVAVDADFFSLGGDSLSAVHLLLAIEHRWRCDLGLGALFAQPTVAALAVRIAEPPALADHALGPVIALAVTDAIEPSPLFVLHPAGGIAWNYRTLARALQPARAVYGLQSPALDAQQPLPGSIEAMANDYVQRVIALQPHGPVHLLGWSVGGILAQAMAVRLHEIGREVGELVLLDAYPSECWRAEPEPDPIAALRALLAIAGHEPDAHPELDSRERILAFLRRGGSALGSLPDVVLDGVVRAVTGTNRLIREHHHRPFIGTLVHVRAGRDHQARPQLQSALWRAHAHKVQALELPFLHAELTGRDAVAQLAPWLSARLRQWDEQQEIATCS
- a CDS encoding phosphopantetheine-binding protein gives rise to the protein MAATGEALDLERMRADVARVLECMPAEIGDDDNLMDLDLDSMRMLGLVLAWSNTGLPLEFSQLAEHTTLRQWWGVVQTLQASQNA